From a region of the Cognatiyoonia koreensis genome:
- the purB gene encoding adenylosuccinate lyase, translating to MIPRYSRPEMTEIWEPATKFKIWYEIEAHACDAMADLGVIPRENAEAVWKAKDVEFDVARIDEIEAVTKHDVIAFLTHLAEIIGHDEARFVHQGMTSSDVLDTTLNVQLVRAADILLADMDRVLAALKKRAMEHKMTVRIGRSHGIHAEPTTMGLTFARFYAEMDRGRQRLINARAEIATGAISGAVGTFANIDPKVEAHVCAKMGLSPEPISTQVIPRDRHAMFFATLGVIASSMENIATEVRHMQRTEVLEAEEFFSKGQKGSSAMPHKRNPVLTENLTGLARLVRMSVTPAMENVTLWHERDISHSSVERAIGPDTTVTLDFALNRLAGMIEKLVIYPDNMLANMNKFRGLVMSQRVLLALTQAGVSREDSYKLVQRNAMKVWEEGKDFQTELLADADVCAALSEDEIKEKFDLGYHTKHVDTIFERVFG from the coding sequence ATGATCCCACGCTATTCCCGCCCCGAAATGACCGAAATCTGGGAACCAGCCACCAAGTTCAAAATCTGGTACGAAATAGAAGCACACGCCTGCGATGCGATGGCAGATCTCGGGGTCATCCCGCGCGAAAATGCAGAAGCAGTCTGGAAAGCTAAGGACGTCGAATTTGATGTCGCACGCATCGACGAAATCGAAGCGGTCACGAAACACGACGTGATCGCCTTTCTGACCCATCTTGCGGAAATCATCGGCCATGACGAAGCCCGCTTTGTACATCAGGGCATGACGTCTTCGGACGTGCTGGATACCACGCTGAATGTGCAACTGGTGCGCGCAGCCGACATCCTGCTGGCGGATATGGACCGTGTCCTTGCAGCCCTGAAAAAGCGGGCAATGGAACACAAGATGACCGTGCGCATCGGGCGCAGCCACGGCATCCACGCGGAACCCACCACCATGGGCCTGACGTTCGCACGGTTTTATGCGGAGATGGATCGCGGCCGGCAACGTCTAATCAATGCACGAGCAGAAATCGCAACCGGTGCAATCAGCGGCGCAGTCGGGACATTCGCAAACATTGACCCCAAGGTCGAAGCACACGTCTGCGCAAAGATGGGACTGAGCCCCGAACCCATCAGTACACAGGTTATTCCCCGCGACCGGCACGCGATGTTCTTTGCAACCCTCGGCGTCATCGCCTCATCGATGGAAAACATCGCGACAGAAGTGCGCCATATGCAGCGCACCGAAGTGCTGGAAGCCGAAGAATTCTTTTCCAAGGGCCAAAAGGGGTCCAGCGCGATGCCCCACAAACGCAACCCCGTGCTGACGGAAAATCTGACCGGTCTGGCGCGCCTTGTGCGCATGTCCGTCACTCCGGCCATGGAGAACGTCACGCTTTGGCATGAACGCGATATCTCCCACTCGTCAGTGGAACGCGCAATCGGTCCGGATACGACCGTGACACTGGATTTCGCACTGAACCGGCTGGCGGGGATGATCGAAAAGCTGGTCATCTATCCTGACAACATGCTGGCGAACATGAACAAGTTCCGCGGTCTGGTGATGTCGCAACGGGTTTTGCTTGCGCTGACACAGGCTGGCGTTAGCCGCGAAGACAGCTACAAGCTGGTCCAGCGCAACGCGATGAAGGTCTGGGAAGAAGGCAAGGACTTCCAGACAGAACTGCTCGCCGACGCTGACGTGTGCGCCGCGCTCTCAGAAGATGAAATCAAGGAAAAGTTCGATCTTGGCTATCATACAAAGCACGTGGACACGATTTTTGAACGGGTCTTTGGCTGA
- a CDS encoding DUF6314 family protein encodes MLTAGDFEGRWQLSRQIDDKLLGQAGTFDGTAELTGSGNTMHYREDGQIRIGDGQPMTATRRYRWTFTGEDVNVTFADGQPFHRFVPEGCVAGTEHPCGNDLYRVTYDFSAWPEWTAIWTVVGPRKDYTSRSRYCR; translated from the coding sequence ATGCTGACCGCTGGTGACTTTGAAGGACGGTGGCAGCTGTCTCGACAAATCGACGACAAACTGCTGGGGCAGGCGGGTACTTTCGATGGTACGGCAGAACTGACCGGGTCCGGGAACACGATGCACTATCGCGAAGACGGCCAGATTCGGATTGGAGATGGGCAGCCGATGACGGCAACGCGGCGTTATCGCTGGACCTTTACGGGCGAGGACGTGAACGTTACCTTTGCGGACGGTCAGCCGTTTCACCGTTTTGTCCCAGAAGGCTGCGTCGCGGGCACGGAACATCCCTGCGGGAACGACCTTTATCGTGTCACCTATGATTTCAGCGCATGGCCTGAGTGGACGGCCATTTGGACGGTGGTTGGTCCGCGCAAGGATTACACTTCTCGATCACGCTATTGTCGCTAA
- a CDS encoding biotin transporter BioY, giving the protein MALTMNDKVLTEIFGPTEGAALRIKQVAMVVLGIAALAIFAKVKIPMWPVPITMGTFAVLTIGAAYGPRLGFATIMGYMILGALGLDVFAGSSAEAYGLTYMMGGTGGYLVGYVLATLALGFAARAGWDRSILLMGAAMLVGNILIYAPGLAWLGQLYGWDQPILAWGLTPFLLGDALKLVLAALIVPGLWKLFGNARA; this is encoded by the coding sequence ATGGCCCTCACGATGAACGATAAAGTCCTGACAGAGATCTTTGGCCCAACCGAGGGCGCAGCACTGCGTATCAAGCAGGTCGCCATGGTTGTGCTGGGCATTGCTGCGCTGGCAATTTTCGCAAAGGTCAAGATTCCGATGTGGCCCGTACCAATCACGATGGGTACATTCGCCGTCCTGACAATCGGTGCGGCCTATGGCCCCCGGCTCGGGTTTGCGACAATCATGGGTTACATGATCCTTGGAGCGCTGGGGCTTGACGTGTTCGCCGGTTCATCTGCAGAAGCATACGGCCTGACCTATATGATGGGTGGCACAGGCGGTTATCTTGTCGGATACGTCTTGGCCACGCTAGCGCTCGGGTTCGCGGCCCGTGCCGGATGGGACCGTTCGATCCTGTTGATGGGTGCAGCGATGCTTGTCGGCAACATCCTGATTTATGCACCTGGTCTGGCTTGGTTGGGGCAGCTTTATGGTTGGGATCAGCCGATCCTCGCGTGGGGCCTGACACCGTTCCTGCTGGGTGATGCGCTCAAACTGGTGCTTGCCGCGCTGATCGTACCGGGGCTTTGGAAGCTTTTCGGTAACGCGCGCGCCTGA
- a CDS encoding bifunctional alpha/beta hydrolase/OsmC family protein, which translates to MPTEKFPFTGHAGHTLAGRLERPAGPHLATALFAHCFTCSKDISAARRIATRLAAMGIAVLRFDFTGLGASDGDFADTSFTSNVEDLTAAAAALDAAGMAPSLLIGHSLGGAAVLKAAADMPEIKGVVTIGAPFDPAHVTHNFADALPEIEKSGKAEVSLAGRPFTIGKSFVDDVSKASLTEAIGKLRAALLVLHAPRDQTVGIENATQIYTAAKHPKSFVTLDGADHLVSDATDAAYAADTIATWAMRYLDLPEPEVRGSVPEGILRVTEADPSGFLQDVQSGPHHVLADEPASVGGTNQGLTPYGFLSAALGTCTSMTLRMYARRKGWTVTGISVDVSHAKSHADGQRIDNFTRVIALSGELDADQKAKLLEIADKCPVHKTLESGAHVTTRLA; encoded by the coding sequence ATGCCCACCGAAAAATTTCCCTTTACGGGCCACGCCGGCCACACACTTGCCGGCCGCCTCGAACGGCCCGCCGGTCCACATCTTGCAACAGCGCTGTTTGCACATTGCTTCACCTGTTCGAAAGATATCAGCGCGGCCCGCCGGATCGCGACCCGCCTCGCGGCCATGGGAATCGCGGTGCTACGGTTCGATTTCACAGGGCTCGGCGCATCGGACGGTGATTTCGCGGACACAAGCTTCACCTCGAACGTCGAGGATTTGACCGCGGCGGCAGCGGCTCTTGACGCAGCAGGCATGGCTCCGTCGCTGCTGATCGGCCATTCTCTTGGAGGGGCCGCCGTATTGAAAGCAGCGGCAGACATGCCGGAAATCAAAGGCGTCGTGACGATCGGGGCCCCGTTCGATCCGGCGCATGTCACACATAATTTCGCGGATGCATTGCCCGAGATCGAAAAGTCGGGGAAGGCCGAAGTCTCGCTTGCCGGACGTCCATTCACCATTGGCAAGTCATTCGTGGATGACGTCAGCAAAGCGTCCCTGACCGAGGCCATCGGAAAACTCCGCGCCGCCCTGCTTGTACTTCACGCCCCGCGCGATCAGACGGTTGGAATCGAAAACGCGACCCAGATCTACACTGCGGCAAAGCATCCAAAAAGCTTCGTCACGCTGGACGGTGCCGACCATTTGGTCAGCGACGCGACAGACGCAGCCTACGCCGCCGACACCATCGCAACATGGGCAATGCGCTATCTGGACCTGCCTGAACCCGAGGTGCGCGGAAGCGTGCCTGAAGGCATCCTGCGCGTGACAGAAGCTGACCCGAGCGGCTTTCTCCAAGACGTTCAATCCGGCCCGCATCATGTACTTGCCGATGAACCTGCATCCGTGGGCGGCACCAATCAGGGCCTGACCCCTTATGGTTTCCTCTCTGCGGCACTTGGCACCTGCACATCGATGACGCTGCGAATGTATGCGCGCCGAAAAGGCTGGACGGTCACAGGGATCAGCGTCGATGTGAGCCATGCAAAATCCCATGCAGACGGACAGCGGATCGATAACTTTACCCGTGTGATTGCGCTGAGTGGAGAGCTGGATGCAGACCAAAAGGCGAAACTGCTGGAAATCGCGGACAAATGCCCGGTACATAAGACGCTCGAAAGCGGCGCACATGTGACGACGCGACTGGCCTGA
- the dddP gene encoding dimethylsulfonioproprionate lyase DddP: MNTHYRDTRKIDPTKGPLLPDGTPNDNDRLEIGPTQRAFKEWEEAGLTLPNLDNMRAYRHQRLVDAINQRGWGGVLMFDPLNIRYATDTTNMQLWNTHNPFRACLVCADGYMVLWDYKNAPFLADYNPLVRESRSGASMFYFSVGDKAENAADSFTSGVLDLLREHAGDNKKLGVDKIMVVGLRSLEARGITVMEGEELTEHARSVKGPDEILAMRCASHACEASCQAMEDFARAEVPNGNVSEDDIWAVLHAENIKRGGEWIETRLLSSGPRTNPWFQECGPRIVQNNEIVAFDTDLIGAYGICIDISRTWWIGDQKPRQDMIDAMNLGIEHIQTNMQMLKPGVTIPELTAGCHVLPEIFQDLKYGCLIHGVGLCDEWPMVAYPDKAVPGAFDHPLLPGMTLCVEALISPKGGDFSIKLEDQVLITEDGFENLTKYPFDPRLTGHY; this comes from the coding sequence ATGAATACCCACTATCGCGACACGCGCAAGATTGATCCGACCAAAGGTCCGCTGCTGCCCGACGGCACACCCAACGACAATGACAGGCTGGAAATCGGCCCGACGCAGCGCGCATTCAAAGAGTGGGAAGAAGCGGGATTGACCCTGCCAAACCTCGACAACATGCGTGCCTACAGACACCAACGGCTGGTGGATGCGATCAATCAGCGCGGGTGGGGTGGCGTGTTGATGTTCGACCCCCTAAACATTCGCTATGCCACCGATACGACGAACATGCAGCTTTGGAACACGCACAATCCGTTTCGCGCCTGTCTGGTTTGCGCAGATGGCTACATGGTGCTTTGGGATTACAAGAACGCGCCGTTCCTTGCAGACTACAACCCGCTGGTGCGCGAAAGCCGCTCTGGCGCGTCGATGTTCTATTTTTCTGTTGGCGACAAAGCCGAAAACGCAGCGGACAGCTTTACCAGCGGGGTGCTGGACCTGCTGCGCGAACATGCGGGCGATAACAAGAAACTTGGCGTGGATAAGATCATGGTCGTAGGCCTGCGCAGTCTTGAAGCGCGCGGCATAACAGTGATGGAAGGCGAGGAACTGACCGAACATGCCCGCTCGGTCAAAGGCCCCGACGAAATCCTCGCCATGCGCTGCGCGTCCCATGCTTGCGAAGCTTCCTGTCAGGCGATGGAAGATTTCGCGCGCGCCGAGGTGCCGAACGGAAATGTCAGCGAGGACGACATTTGGGCAGTTCTGCATGCCGAAAACATCAAACGCGGCGGCGAATGGATTGAAACGCGGTTGCTGTCATCCGGCCCGCGCACGAACCCATGGTTTCAGGAGTGCGGCCCGCGCATTGTGCAGAACAACGAAATCGTCGCCTTCGACACCGATCTGATTGGCGCTTATGGCATCTGCATCGACATCTCGCGGACATGGTGGATCGGCGATCAGAAACCCCGTCAGGACATGATCGATGCGATGAACCTTGGCATCGAACACATCCAGACAAACATGCAGATGCTGAAACCGGGCGTGACCATCCCGGAACTGACTGCGGGCTGCCACGTACTGCCCGAAATTTTTCAGGACCTGAAATATGGCTGCCTGATCCATGGCGTTGGCCTGTGCGACGAATGGCCGATGGTGGCCTACCCTGACAAGGCAGTGCCCGGTGCATTCGATCATCCGCTTCTGCCCGGCATGACGCTTTGCGTCGAAGCACTGATCAGCCCCAAGGGCGGTGACTTTTCAATCAAGCTTGAAGATCAGGTGCTGATCACCGAGGACGGGTTTGAAAACCTGACAAAATACCCCTTTGATCCGCGCCTGACGGGACATTACTGA
- a CDS encoding heme-dependent oxidative N-demethylase family protein — translation MQIPQEQRARAEAAMPGVTPCATPDWITVDAAYATQMAEKSRLLSGKRSAVVAALPGTKAALAELDAHVLDLLKARPDFDVQADTIERPDGVIVSRGEPDLLARLLQEDLCILQKRGDRHVLTAATLCFPAGWTLSEKIGRPLLDIHAPVQRYTSDVARRVQRLFDGVQAARPIWRANLLNYDNPALFQPHKEADPRPVGSAVSPFERSERQTLFRLPHTQAVVFAIHTTVVRR, via the coding sequence GTGCAAATACCGCAAGAACAGCGCGCGAGGGCAGAAGCAGCGATGCCGGGGGTGACGCCCTGCGCAACCCCGGATTGGATAACAGTAGATGCAGCCTACGCTACACAGATGGCCGAGAAATCGCGTCTGCTGTCCGGCAAACGTAGCGCGGTGGTGGCTGCTCTTCCCGGCACAAAAGCTGCATTGGCAGAATTGGACGCACATGTCTTGGATCTGCTTAAGGCGCGTCCTGATTTTGACGTGCAGGCAGATACGATAGAGCGACCGGATGGCGTCATCGTTTCACGCGGTGAACCGGACCTTCTGGCCCGACTGCTGCAAGAGGATCTGTGCATTTTGCAAAAGCGTGGTGATCGTCACGTCCTGACAGCTGCGACGCTGTGTTTTCCTGCAGGCTGGACCCTGTCGGAAAAGATCGGGCGTCCTTTGCTGGACATCCACGCCCCCGTTCAACGTTATACGAGCGACGTCGCACGGCGGGTGCAGCGCTTGTTCGATGGGGTGCAAGCAGCGCGCCCTATCTGGCGGGCAAACCTGTTGAACTACGATAACCCGGCCCTTTTTCAGCCTCACAAGGAGGCTGACCCTCGTCCAGTCGGTTCGGCTGTCAGCCCGTTTGAACGCAGCGAGCGTCAAACGCTGTTTCGGTTGCCGCACACGCAAGCCGTCGTCTTTGCAATCCATACGACCGTTGTGCGGCGATAA
- the glnA gene encoding type I glutamate--ammonia ligase: MDNKAVLKLIKDEEVEYVDIRFTDPRGKLQHVTVVADLVDEDFLEEGFMFDGSSIAGWKSIDQSDMKLMPQSESAYLDPFYAERTICIHCNVVEPDTGEAYDRDPRGTAVKAEAYLKSSGIGDTAYFGPEAEFFIFDDVRFQVAMNKVAFEVDAMDGAWNTDAEYEMGNTGHRPGIKGGYFPVNPIDDAQDMRGEMLSTMKRMGMKVDKHHHEVASCQHELGLIFGTLTHQADEIQKYKYVIHNVAQAYGKSATFMPKPIAGDNGTGMHVNMSVWKDGKPLFAGDKYADLSQEALYFIGGILKHAKALNAITNPSTNSYKRLIPGFEAPVLRAYSARNRSGCVRIPWAESPKAKRVEARFPDPAANPYLAFSALLMAGLDGIKNKIDPGPSSDKDLYDLPPEELAAIPTVCGSLREALEALEADHDFLLAGDVFTKDQLQGYMELKWEEVYEYEHCPHPVEYKLYYSC, from the coding sequence ATGGACAACAAAGCTGTTCTCAAGCTCATCAAGGATGAAGAGGTCGAATACGTCGATATCCGCTTCACCGACCCACGCGGTAAACTCCAGCACGTGACGGTTGTCGCTGATCTGGTCGACGAAGACTTCCTTGAAGAAGGCTTCATGTTCGACGGATCTTCGATCGCTGGCTGGAAGTCGATCGACCAGTCCGACATGAAACTGATGCCGCAGTCCGAAAGCGCATATCTCGATCCGTTCTATGCAGAACGTACGATATGTATTCACTGTAATGTTGTCGAACCTGACACCGGCGAAGCCTATGATCGCGATCCGCGCGGCACGGCCGTCAAGGCAGAGGCCTATCTGAAATCCTCCGGTATCGGCGATACGGCATACTTTGGCCCCGAAGCCGAATTCTTCATCTTTGACGATGTGCGTTTCCAGGTTGCCATGAACAAGGTGGCATTCGAAGTGGATGCAATGGATGGTGCCTGGAACACAGACGCCGAATACGAAATGGGCAACACAGGCCATCGTCCAGGTATCAAAGGCGGCTATTTTCCGGTGAACCCGATTGACGATGCACAGGACATGCGTGGCGAAATGCTTTCCACCATGAAACGCATGGGCATGAAGGTCGACAAGCACCACCACGAAGTGGCGTCTTGCCAGCACGAACTGGGTTTGATCTTTGGTACGCTGACGCATCAGGCGGACGAGATCCAGAAATACAAATACGTGATCCACAACGTTGCACAGGCCTACGGCAAATCCGCGACATTCATGCCAAAGCCGATCGCAGGCGACAACGGTACCGGCATGCACGTAAACATGTCCGTCTGGAAAGACGGCAAGCCACTGTTTGCAGGCGACAAATATGCCGACCTGTCACAGGAAGCCTTGTACTTTATCGGTGGTATCCTGAAGCACGCCAAAGCGCTGAACGCGATCACAAACCCGTCGACAAACAGCTACAAGCGTCTGATCCCAGGCTTTGAAGCCCCCGTGCTGCGCGCCTACTCCGCTCGCAACCGCTCTGGCTGCGTGCGTATTCCTTGGGCCGAATCCCCGAAGGCAAAGCGCGTCGAAGCCCGCTTCCCGGACCCTGCCGCGAACCCATACCTTGCGTTCTCTGCGCTGTTGATGGCTGGCCTTGACGGCATCAAGAACAAGATCGACCCGGGCCCGTCATCGGACAAGGACCTCTACGATCTGCCACCAGAAGAACTGGCTGCGATCCCGACTGTCTGCGGCTCCTTGCGCGAAGCGCTCGAAGCACTCGAAGCCGATCACGACTTCCTGCTGGCCGGCGACGTTTTCACCAAGGACCAGTTGCAAGGCTACATGGAGCTGAAGTGGGAAGAAGTCTACGAGTACGAGCACTGCCCACACCCTGTGGAGTACAAGCTCTACTACAGCTGCTAG
- a CDS encoding P-II family nitrogen regulator, with protein sequence MKKIEAIIKPFKLDEVKEALQDVGVQGLSVIEVKGFGRQKGHTELYRGAEYVVDFLPKVKIEIVLADDQVDAAVTAIIEAAKTDKIGDGKIFVSPVEQAIRIRTGESGEDAL encoded by the coding sequence GTGAAAAAGATTGAAGCGATCATCAAGCCATTCAAACTGGACGAAGTGAAAGAGGCTCTTCAGGATGTCGGCGTTCAGGGCCTTTCGGTCATCGAAGTCAAAGGCTTTGGCCGTCAGAAGGGACATACCGAGCTTTACCGCGGTGCGGAATACGTCGTTGATTTCCTGCCCAAGGTCAAAATCGAAATCGTGCTGGCCGACGATCAGGTCGACGCTGCCGTCACCGCGATCATTGAAGCCGCCAAAACAGACAAGATCGGTGACGGCAAGATTTTCGTCTCGCCCGTCGAACAAGCCATTCGCATTCGGACCGGCGAGTCCGGCGAAGACGCACTGTAA
- a CDS encoding NAD(P)H-hydrate dehydratase: MTELLTAAQMRAIETAAIAQGRVTGLALMERAGQGVVAAIFAQWPDLAPAVGAKRGPAPSADASPPEYFRQDDEGEQRAVVLCGPGNNGGDGFVVARLLKEAGWEVDVFLYGDAEKLPPDARENYAQWAALGEVMPLSAYDVQAQAYALGVDALFGTGLTRPLEATVVEKLCDLCTLDRTVAIDIISGFCADSGRFLCEGMPPGVGVSLCVTFHVRKIGHSLADCPLAIAKLRTVDIGLDRRDALRKLGFLSSADEAREANRAVVVRMSDRDDMPTAQLHGQRTIDKAQGHKYSHGHAYVLSGGVGKGGAARLAARGALRVGAGAVTVGVPPAALVENAAQLNAVMLKMIGQASDLSAVLRDARINALCIGPSFGTSSREVRLLAAAIDADRPLVLDADALTILAEHPDLFVQLHPKCVLTPHAGEFGRLFPEMAEKLSATATQGPAYSKVDATREAAKLSGCVVLFKGPDTVIAAPGGRCCINASFQDRAAPWLATAGSGDVLAGFITGLLARGYAPLEAAEYGAWLHTECAVDFGPGLIAEDLPEILPRVLADICSNK, from the coding sequence ATGACCGAACTCCTGACAGCCGCCCAAATGCGCGCCATTGAAACCGCCGCCATCGCACAAGGTCGAGTGACCGGTTTGGCGCTGATGGAGCGCGCAGGGCAGGGCGTTGTCGCTGCGATTTTTGCCCAGTGGCCGGACCTTGCACCTGCGGTGGGCGCAAAAAGGGGGCCAGCCCCCTCGGCTGACGCCTCACCCCCGGAGTATTTTAGGCAAGATGATGAGGGGGAGCAGCGTGCAGTTGTCTTATGCGGCCCCGGTAACAATGGCGGGGATGGGTTTGTTGTTGCGCGGCTATTGAAAGAGGCCGGCTGGGAGGTCGATGTCTTTCTGTATGGTGATGCAGAGAAACTGCCGCCGGATGCGCGCGAAAACTACGCGCAGTGGGCCGCGCTGGGTGAGGTAATGCCTCTTTCCGCGTATGATGTTCAGGCACAAGCGTATGCGCTGGGTGTCGACGCGCTTTTTGGCACCGGATTGACCCGCCCGCTGGAGGCCACGGTTGTTGAAAAGTTGTGTGACCTTTGCACGTTAGACAGAACGGTCGCAATCGACATCATTTCGGGGTTTTGTGCGGATAGCGGGCGCTTTCTTTGTGAGGGCATGCCGCCCGGAGTCGGCGTGTCACTTTGCGTGACATTTCATGTACGCAAGATCGGCCATAGTCTGGCGGATTGCCCGCTTGCCATAGCGAAGCTGCGGACCGTTGATATTGGCCTGGACCGACGTGATGCCTTGCGCAAGTTGGGCTTTTTGTCGTCGGCGGATGAGGCACGAGAGGCCAATCGCGCTGTCGTCGTACGGATGTCGGACAGGGATGACATGCCGACCGCGCAACTGCATGGCCAGCGGACCATAGATAAGGCGCAGGGGCATAAATATTCCCATGGTCACGCCTACGTCCTGTCTGGCGGTGTTGGCAAAGGTGGTGCGGCCCGCCTGGCGGCGCGTGGTGCGTTGCGGGTTGGGGCAGGTGCAGTCACGGTCGGCGTGCCGCCTGCGGCGCTGGTTGAAAACGCAGCGCAGTTGAATGCGGTCATGTTGAAGATGATCGGACAGGCGTCTGATCTGTCTGCCGTTCTGCGCGATGCGCGGATCAACGCGCTTTGCATTGGGCCGAGTTTCGGGACGTCTTCGCGTGAGGTGCGCCTTCTGGCGGCGGCCATCGATGCAGATCGCCCGCTTGTGCTGGACGCGGATGCGCTGACGATCCTGGCGGAGCATCCTGACCTGTTCGTGCAGCTTCATCCCAAATGTGTCCTGACCCCTCATGCGGGCGAATTCGGGCGGCTTTTTCCAGAGATGGCTGAAAAGCTGAGCGCGACTGCGACGCAGGGACCGGCCTATTCCAAGGTCGATGCGACACGTGAGGCGGCCAAACTTTCTGGCTGCGTTGTTTTATTCAAAGGGCCTGATACCGTGATTGCAGCACCCGGAGGGCGATGTTGTATCAATGCGAGTTTCCAAGATCGTGCGGCGCCTTGGCTGGCGACGGCGGGGTCCGGCGATGTGCTGGCGGGATTCATCACGGGGCTGCTGGCGCGGGGATATGCACCACTGGAAGCTGCCGAGTACGGTGCATGGTTGCATACGGAGTGCGCCGTTGACTTCGGCCCCGGACTGATCGCGGAAGATCTGCCAGAGATCCTGCCGCGCGTGTTGGCGGATATATGTTCCAACAAATGA
- a CDS encoding Hint domain-containing protein gives MQLGTIDTAAAAAVKTTQNSGVCTGTTIMTLEGETPVEHLSVGDRIITRDSGMAILKGIRMTSARIAPIRIKAGSLGHTRPDRDMIVAPGARIHIRDWRAEAIFGAPTAMVQAQQLVDGEYLAVQEAREMNTFELIFERQHIIYADGIEMVTSE, from the coding sequence ATGCAACTGGGAACCATCGATACGGCCGCAGCAGCAGCCGTCAAAACAACACAGAATTCTGGCGTGTGTACCGGCACGACGATTATGACACTCGAAGGTGAAACACCTGTCGAGCATTTGTCCGTCGGCGATCGCATTATCACGCGCGACAGCGGCATGGCCATTCTGAAGGGCATCCGCATGACCAGCGCGAGAATCGCACCGATCCGCATCAAGGCCGGATCACTGGGCCACACGCGCCCCGACCGTGACATGATCGTCGCCCCCGGCGCGCGCATTCATATCCGCGACTGGCGCGCAGAAGCTATCTTTGGTGCACCAACCGCAATGGTGCAGGCGCAACAGCTTGTCGACGGAGAATACCTTGCCGTTCAGGAAGCCCGCGAGATGAACACGTTCGAACTGATTTTCGAGCGTCAGCACATCATCTATGCAGACGGAATTGAAATGGTCACGAGCGAGTAA